In the Chaetodon trifascialis isolate fChaTrf1 chromosome 15, fChaTrf1.hap1, whole genome shotgun sequence genome, TTAATAATCAATGAGACTTTTCTCCCAGCGACCCGTGTCTTCATAAACTGTACTTCAGCATTATCCACATTTCTATCAGTGTTGTCACAGATGTTGTTCAGGGGCTCGAGGGTGGGTAAATCAAAGGTCGGAGATATTGGCCAACATAAGCTGAGACATTGCACCATTTTATCCATTTGCAACAGCGTTTTGCCTTgacacacagataaagaaatGTCACGTTCTTTATGCGTGTGGAGTCGTTTTACTGCAtctgttcatttctttcagCTCTTGTCTTTAAAGACAAATGTTTTGAAATTCAGTAAGAAAAGAGAGATAAAAGGAGATGGATTCATTAaaattcttttttctctgttctttattttcacatgttttggtCTGTAGCGTCTATGTTACCGCCGTCCTCTGTCAGCTGATTTTAGCCATCATCAGTTCTTCTTGTGTGCGTTCTCTCTTCAGAAAGTCGGCCGAAGCATTTGGCTCCTCGCTCTGCTGAAGCTCTGCCCCGTCCCCGTGGCCAAGTTCCTGGTCTACACCGGCCTGGCCCAAcgtctgtctttcttcttcaaGATGGCGTCCCGCAGCCTGACAGAGGTGGTCAACGAGCTGACGGAGAACAAGGACCTGAGGGCCGTCTTCACCTACATCTTCGGCACCTACGGTAGCACCAAGCCGCAGCTCTGCAGGTGCGATCGGTTCATTGCTTCTGGATTCCGCTCTTAgtttctgcttcctcctctcatctgcaGGTAACATGCCAAAAGATGCCAGTTTTTCCATGCACAGCTTGCTGGTCACTCACTACCTGAACGGCGCCTGGTACCCAAAAGGCGGAGCCAGTGAAATTGCCTACCACATGATCCCCATCATTGAGAAAGCAGGTGGTGCTGTTCTCGTCCGCGCTCCAGTCAACCGCATCTTGTTCAACGACGCCAAGGAAGCTTGCGGTGGGTGTGGTTTCCTCCGTTCTTCTTTAGAAGGCGTGCAGCTCCGTCTGAGAGGAGGTTCACTGTGGTTTTATGGCTTCAGGTGTGAGCGTCATGAAGGGCCAAGAGGAAGTACACATCCGTGCCCCGATGGTCATCTCTAATGCCGGCATCTTCAACACCTACCAGAAGCTGCTGCCCAAAGAGCTCCAGACCATGCCAGGTCAGGAAGAAGTCCTTTTCTGGTTAATTTTTCTTCACTTGTTCATTAATCAGTCAGTCTAGAAAATGTCCAGGTGATAACCCATCGGCCTAAAACCcaacatgacatgacataaaagagagaaatgctgcaaataatCACACTCGAGAGGCTGCGAATGgagattgtttttctttgacagATGAGTTAAACAGTGATCACATTGTTACTGATTGAAGTGTGAGCAACAACGCTGCAAGACagtcatttttttattatttaggGAAAAGACTCAAAGATTAAGCAAGTTTTCATGTTGCTGATCTGTTTGATGTGACGCAGCtatccagcagcagctgagtaTGATGAAGAACGGCGAAGGAggcctgagtgtgtttgtgggtcTGAATGGAACCAAGGAGGAGCTGGGCCTGAAAGCCAACAACTACTGGATCTTTGCTGAGAACAATTTCGATGAACTGTACGTCGTCCCGTGTGTTCTGCCATCATAAAGAAATATACTGCGTAGTGTAGGAATCAAGTCCTGCTGTAAGTCTCCATTTAGAAATAATGCACCTCCTTCAgctgtttcttctctgtgtgaaTGTTCTGGGGCAGGGTGGAGAAGTACCTGAACGCAAAGAGGGAAGAATCGGCTAAAAGTGTCCCTCTGCTGTTCGTTGGCTCTCCGTCGGCTAAAGATCCAACGTGGGAGGAAAGATCGCCAGGTACAGAAACATGTGATGTGACGCCAAGGTCGTGCACGAGTCGTAACGACAGTCATAACGACGTGTTGTCCTGTTTTAGGAAAGTCCACCTTGAGTCTGGTCAGTTTTGCCAACTACAAGTGGTTTGAGGAGTGGAAGGACGGCAAAGTGACCAACAGAGCGGATGAGtacaaagagctgaaacaggCATTCATTGACTCTGTCCTGGAGGTGGTGATGGGTGTCTTCCCGAAGATAACCAGAGACAAGGTAACGTACCTGAATCTTTCCTCCGCACAGACTGTGTATGATGGAGCACTGAGAGGCTCAGGGAGGCCGAGTCGCACCTGCTGGTTGCAACTTAACCTCTGAACACAAATGTGTGCAGTGATACAGACGTCTGAATCCAGGCTCTCTCTCCTGGTTTACTAAACATGCCTGTgctttttgtgtatgtgtgtgtaggttgaGTACATTGATGCTGGAACCCCCATCACAAACACGCACTATATCGGAGCCCCCAAAGGTGAAATCTACGGCGCGGATCACGGCATCGCCCGTTTCAGCCCTGAACTCAACGCTACAGTGAGACCTCAGACTCCACTGAAGAACCTCTATCTGACAGGTTCGTCCGTCCGTGCAGCACAGACGTCTCATAGTCCCCGACAGGACCTCGCTGTgtctaaactgcatttcgtgTCTTTGCGCTGCAGGTCAGGACGTGTTCGTGTGTGGCTTCGCCGGCGCTCTCGCTGGAGCTCTCACCTGCGGCTCGGTCATCCTCAACCGCAACCTCCACCTGGACACCATCGCCTTGGCGAAGAAAACCAAGTTTATGAATGACAAACTGAAAGGAGAGTAACTGCCTGCAGCACTGAGCTGAGTGACGGTTATATACTGTTATTAATCAGCGCTGTCAAACCTACAAAAACCCTCATCAGGAGGCTACGGACTCTCACAACTCATCAAACAAATGAGTGATTATTCATACTGTAAGTCATAGCACTGAGCTACATCTGTACTTTAAAActaactactactactactactaatacaaGCTGGATTACTTCAGTTTTGTGAGTAATACCAGCTGAAGGATGTTACAGGACTGAGCCATGAGGCTGCTGAGCTGTCAACCCGCACTTATCAAACACATATGACCTCCGCTGTTCCTGCTTTTATAAACCGTTCACCATGTCGAGATTCACGCCCGGCTTGTGTTCAGTTTTACATTAAAGGCTCCGAACAATGAACTGGTTGCAGTTTGGTCTTTCAGATtgttcacatttgttttgtgttagcTGATGTTTTTACCAAAATTGCACATGCAGCTCAAACATGTTGACAAAATGAGCAATAACAATACATATTGTTTATTCCTAATTAATCTCAATACTTAACACACTTTGCTGCTAATTACACAGTCCTAAGCTCTCAATGAGTAAACAGCCTCTTCATTGTTTACAAATCTAAATGTGTGGCACCACCCTCCTCCCAAACAcactttaatgtgtgtttgctgattCCCGCTGTTGAAAAGCAGAGCTGGGTCGATTTGCAGCACCTGCAGGTGAACCTCGTGCTCAGgtgacactgacagcagcaggggcACGTGCACGCGCCGTGGTCCCAGAAACGGACCGTCTGCGCTCTCTGATTAGCTGCTCGACAAAAGGGGTGTGATTTTCCCATCGGTTTCTGACACCGCCCTACTGGACGCCCACACCGGCTCCGGCAGCTGCGGGCGGGGGGATGGAGGGCCAAGTTTGCTCCCCGGTTTGAGGTAAAGTAAAACCAGCAGCTTCTGCTCCAATCAGAGCGGAATTCAGCCCGTTAGCTGCGTCAAAACGCTGTTATTACAGCTGATAGCTCCCTGCTAGCTAACAGCCTGGTTGACCTAGCTTAACCTTTGGCTTTGAAAAACGCTAAAAACGACATTTTTAGCTGCTGTCACCCTAAAATAATTTTTTATCTGGAAAGGTGAGGTGAATTTATTTTGAGGACCATGGATGTCTGCGGCAAACCTTTGTGCTACGAGCTCCTGGCTAAGGTAGGAGAGGGCTCCTACGGTGCGGTGTATAAAGCCAGAGAGACGGGGGGGAAACAGCGCCTTCTGGCGGTGAAGAAGTTCAGCCTCCGCGGCCTCACGGCGGAGGCCGGGATCCCTGCCGCCATGGTCCGCGAGGTGGCGCTGCTGCGCAAAATGACGTATTTCGACCATCCCAACATAGTCAAGTGAGTCCGTCTgtgaatgtaactaagtacatttacccaagaaaagtacaaatttgagCTGCTTGTAATTCTTCTCCACTCATTTCAGATGGAAATATACAAGTTAGTATTAAAATTTTTagtattaaaaattaaaaatgtgtacTAAAATACTCAtgagcagttaaaaaaaatacattgagAAACTGAGCCATCCTCTCAGGGCAATGGtatttttgtcttgtctctATTTAAGTAATATTCTATAAAAGCAGCCTGATTTTAACGTGCAGGCTGTTGGATGCGTCTGCTGTGCTGATGGGCTCCAGCTTGGACCTCACTCTGGTGTTGGAATACATCGACCAGGACTTGTCCACCTACCTGTCCAAGGTTCCTGCTTCTGGACTGAGCCATGGCTCTATTAAGGTACGAACTCATCACCTGACTCATCACCAAGAGTCAGAGTAAAGAGCTGCAGCTTTCCTCTCTGTACAATCATCTGATCTGAAAAATGCAGACGTGGACCCAGTCcttgctgcctctctgtctctgcaggatgtgatgcagcagctgctgcgaGGTCTGGACTTCCTGCACTCAAACATGGTGCTGCACCGTGACCTGAAACCAGAAAACATCCTGGTCAGCAGCTGCGGAGAAGTCAAGATCGCAGACTTTGGACTGGCACGCATGTACACCTTCAATATCGCTCTCACTCCAGGTGTAAGTGAGGCAACACGACGAGCAAAGATCACCGACTGTTGTTCCTGCAGTaactctctcctttctcccatCTGTAGCTCTGCACTCTGCCTGTTCTTTGGCCTGAGGTGGAAGCTGCTCTTTGGTTCTTTCTGCTTTATCTCTGTCCGCCCTCTCTCCGTTCAGGTGGTGACGCTGTGGTACCGAGCTCCTGAGGTGCTGCTGAACTCTGTCTACATGTCCTCAGTGGACATGTGGAGCGTCGGCTGCATCTTCGCcgagctcctcctcctgaggtAAGGAGAGATGAGTCTGTCTGGAGGCGATGTGTGGCTCTGGAGAGTTTCGTTTTCGAGGTAAAATGTCATTTGTTCTCCTGCAGGCCGCTGTTCCGGGGATACACagaggtgcagcagctgcagaaaatcTTTGAGTGAGTGTTATTTCCTCTGTTTAGTTCAGATGGCTGTAGAAGTAATGCAGTTTCATGGTATATGAAGATTTTCGCTCTTTCTTGCAAATAAAACCTCAAACCTGACGTTATTGTTAAAAATGGCGGCCGCCTGTCGCCGCTGCTCACTTCTTTGcttcacctgtgtgtttgtcagggtgATGGGTTTGCCCAGCGAGGAGGACTGGCCCAAAGACAGCCCGATCCCATACTCAGCCAGCTGGGGACCGAAAGGCTCCTGtgacaagctgctgcagcacgtgGGCCCAGACGAGAACGACCTCCTGTCTGTGAGCGCACCTGTGATTCTGCTTTCACCACATGTCTTCACACCtgcagtctctcacacacacagaggctgactGACGTCTGAACGAATGAATTTGACCAATTAGATACCGAGTACACGGCTGATAGGATTTGTACTTTCATTGATAAATCTCAAATCAAATTTCAAGAGCGTACAagcatgctagcagctctgaggCTGCACAGCCACCAGTTTCTCTGAAAGATAATAAACCAGCGATTCCTAAAAAATCCAGAAGGTCGTTTCCATCATCCGGGTTCTTTGAAGGATCTCAGAACAACGGTAAGCATTGTTAAACGACCTTCTGGTTAATTATCTTTTAGAGGAGCCAAAAGCTGCGTCTGAACCTCATGTATAATGTTAAATGCTAGCATcggtatgctaacatgctgatgtttagcaggtataatgtttaccatgcaCGCCATCTTAGTtagtctgttagcatgctaacgtttgctaatcAGCGTGAAAAACAAAgggcagctgaggctgatgggatggACAGATTcaagttttgacctgatgatggcaccaAATGAAAATTAAAGGAGACGCGCCCATGTGTTTCATATCAATTCGTCCAccagctgttgagatatttcactaaaaacacAAGTGTCCAACTCCTGATGGCGCTAAAGGTGAAGGCAGCGCATCACCACCGTCGGCAACAATCATCCTTTGGGAACGTCTGTATGAACTTTCAGTGCAATctgagatattttagtctgcAGCAAAGTGTGGAACGAACAGCATCTCTCGGTGAAAAATAGCAAACATAGCTGCAACTTCACAAACCTGAAGATGTGTAGTAGTATGTGCGAGCTCATACAGTTGAACAAGCATCATAGCAGCAGCGCTGAGGTTGTAAACAGTCCTTTCTGAGGTGTGACATCTCTTTATACCTGCAGCAATGTTTGGCCTTCAGACCGAGCGTTCGCATCTCAGCTGCCAAAGCTCTGCTTCATCCTTTCTTCACGAAGCAGTGAGGAGGGGAGAAACTGCAGCCccacctgcctcctcctcctcctctctgctgtcagctctgcGAACGAGTCCTGTGCCATCGaatccaccacacacaccatgaGAGACTGCGTTTGAGGGACTCTGATGGCACAAAATCCTAAACAGTAACAGATATGTTGAGAAAATCTGTAAACCTCAGAGTAAAAGTCTCTTGTTCTTGGTAGTACACTGTGTATTCCCACTAAATGTAGTacttctttgttgttgttgttgagtgtTTCTGTCAAAGGAAGGGATTGTTGATTGACCATTATGAGCACCTTTAAGTTGTTGAGTTGGTTTCTGTTGTTTCACCGAAGCGTTTTTCGGTTCAGACCCTGgaggaaatgttttgtttttgttatttttgtgaaGGAATTTATGATGTCATCACTGGAGCGGATGACACCTGTATTTATGTTTGTACTGACAGATTATACCAGATATTTTTCTACATGTTACACTGTTCATTCAAGAAGCATTTCTATAAATAATTATCCCTCAAAGTCGTCTCTGCCTTTGAATGCAACGCGGTCGATAACATTCAGGTAGATCTGCTGACTCTGCTTTGTGACTGATGTTAATGTATTCTGCTGTGAACAGTTGACACATTAGCAGGCACAGGTTGATAAGCACGGCACAGGCATGTTTTCCTTTTGCAGCTGCACAGTGTGAACAGAAGGGGGCAGTGCTGAGACAGAACGAGCAGCACAGGGGACCAGAGAGCTCAAACCTCAGCTGCAAGTGCTTAACAAAACGAAGCAAAGAGGGAAAGAACGGTCAGTTTATCCAAAGCAAAGCATTTTCCACTCATCTCCTCTGGCTGTGCAGACCGTTGTGGTTGTACGAGGTTTGTTGGACATGAGACATGAAAATGTTGAAGCAGGAAAGGACGAaaggaaacattttaaaagtcCTTTTCAGATAAATTTGTTAttccattttaatttcagtcatGAATTAATcttgtaaaaacacaacataattaTTAATTGGCATGTATTTGACTTTATTTACTTAgctggatgttttatttttgtctttgagttTTCACGCATCAACTTAAcacaaatgaaattattttaGGGTAAATCACACAAATCGCACAGCAGGTCATATTTGGCAgccacattttaaatgcatatCCTCTAACACCCAGAGTCCGACCGGTGCTCCAGAGCTGGGACAATAAATAGTCATCAGTTATCTGGTGTCAATTACTTTGTGCCAATTTAAGTTTTTAGGACTAAGCACAACGTAGAATTGAATATGTAAAGATCTGACACGGGGCAACGAGTTTAGGTCTTGGTCTTGTACTTCTGTGGTgcaaatcaacaaataaattggcgataAATCAAATTACCAAAACGCGCGTGGCGTGAGGTGAAGCTGGTGCTTGTGCTGCTCTTGCTCGGCCGTCAGCAGCTCATGAGACGACAGCTCGTCCAGAGCCGCGTCTCTCGGCTGCTTCCAGGACAGTAGAAGGGGCGTCCCCCGGTTTGTCCGTCTATTTATACCCTCCCCCCTTAATACGGAGCGCGCTCCACAGCTGCGAGTGTGACTACATTTGGAGCGACAGCCCGCAGAGTGAAGGGCCAGTGGGGAGGGACCGCCGGTCTGAGGAAGGGCAGCGGCACCACACATGCCCACTTCGCACGGCGCGCAGTGCATGTAAGTACACATGTGACTGTAATCTACACTAATTGTCTTTAATAACTTATTTAAAGTTGACAATGTAACCATGCGCCAGCTCAGGAGTTCTGAATATTTGATCGCACCTTTACGGTGACGCATCTGGTGTTCGTTTTGTCTGACCTGCGGAAGTACAGGCTGCGCTTTGGACATGGAAGTTTAGCTATTGAGTTATTATCTGAGCCTTGTGTGTAAAAAGTACTATGTAGTATTGTACAAGAATGATTGAAATGCAGTGAGGGTTTGGCTGTTCAGTGTTTTCGGgtgcaaaaacatgttttacgCACGAATTACGCATGAATGAAACTACAAGAACCTCTGCTTTTAATATCTTGTGAAATTGTTTTACTCTTATTATTCGTCAACAGACttaactgtgtgttttaaaaacgTTTGAGTGTGTTATTGTTTGTGTCTGGACATTAAGAAAAGGATTGTGACTTTAAAAGCTCCTCGCATCTCCATCTTTGCCCAATCCGTTGGGTTGACATTTGTTGGACATATTAATCCAAAGTATAAGTGCAATGCAAAAAAGCGCCATCAGAGCAGCTGTTAATGTGCTACACCCCGCTGGGAGCTAACAAGTGGATTATGGTGGTTGCATGAGCAGAAAGCTGTTCTTGCTCTTTGCCCTGCAGCCGCATGCTTTTAATGTGGAGATCAGGCGAAGGCGTAACAGTGACCGCAGCTGCCGATGTCAATTTCACACATCCCTGTCTTACTCCTGGACAATGCACGGCCATGTAAACCCATCCATGCTGCGGTGGCTGCCACTTATACTCACATTCAGTGGAAGTATGAGGGAAAGAGAGCTTGCCCTTGAATTCTGGTGCTCCTTGGGGGGCTTTAGTGCAGGTAGTCCAGCCAGGACAGGTGTAATTGGTCGGAGGCTTATTCTGGGCCAACCTTTTAATCTGGtttactgtgctgctgctggacactgAGGTCCTCTTCTTATGTAACATGTCTGCACTAGAAAACTAACTTTTACCCTGTGACAATATACCCAACACAGGCCTGTAATGGTGTGCTGAGAGTGAGTTTTGGAGAAATTCATCCGCTAAAATATGTAGAAGATTTGAACTTATATCCGTAGCTCAGCACTTAGTTTGATTCTCCAGACATTTTCCTTTGAATATTACACCGATGTTGAAGTTTCCCTGTCTGAGCAGGTGGAGAACGGGTCCTGTGTGCTCATCCACTGCTTTTTTTCAGAGCTTGTGTCAGCAAGTGTTGCTGGATTAGAAGGCCGTGATCCCTGTTGAGCCTCCACAGTATTCTCCTCTCCATTTGACAATCCTCCTGCTCGTCACATGACTTCTGCGCTTTAAACAAGTGTCAAATCTTACTCCTGTTTGTGCCGGTAAAAGCATAAAGCAGCGTGGTGTCACCGAGGCCCAGGATGTTTGTGACTTGCTCCCTCCGGGTCCGGACAGGGAGGTGAGTTCTCCTGTTCCGGTTGGCTGACCGTTCCTGTTCGAAGCACATGTCCACGTGCGTTGAGGTGCcgacacagatacacagaacaCCGGTCCTTGAGCTTGTTGTCTCATGTCAGGGATCACTGAATGTTACAGCTGAGCTCATTAAAGCTCCCTGTGGTGTGGTCGTTCTGGCTCGTCACTCTCTTGCTGACAATGTCTGCAAGTGTGGCCTTCAGTTTATCCAATATGACTTTACATCTGTTTATTTGGGGTGTTTCTGAGAGATCACAGGCAGATCTGACCAGTAGTCGTGCAGACTTTGACATTCAGCCtctataatgtaatataatgtgtTTAATCTCCTTAGTCTGTTCACTCCACATGTGTTTCCAGCAGTCTTAGGGGCGCAGCAAACACGATAAAATAAACTTAGAAGTTGCATCTTTGACTTTGTGAGCCCTCCTGCCATCAGCAGCATTCAGccctgcagcagatctctctggCGCACTAAGTCCACGGCTCACGTCTCTTTGTTCTGGCTCCATTGTGCCTCCTGCATCAGGAATGCTGACATCCACAGTTTTGGGAAGCGCACGgacacatatgcaaacacacatttatgttaGTACATATTTGTGAGCGCACATGGCCGCTCATTTGTGAACCGAGCTGATGgttagctttaaatgcaaatcgTGTCATATCGGTGCTGTTTCATATGTGCTTTACAGCCTCAGGCTTTGCCAGTGTTGTTTATTCACTTCCAGGTCGACAGGGACTTTTGTAGCTCATGTGTGAATGTTGCCTGGGAACATAATTCACATCACTAAGACTATTTAAACAAATTTGAAAGCATTGCTAGTCAGTTTTGGACACGTACCACACCAAGAGTCAACAGAGAAGAGTAAAACTGGCTTTGCAGCTTGTTAGATAACATTTGAACAAGAAAACAGTGACTCGTTCAGCTTAAGTTACATCCAGGGTTGCAGAAAAGACCAACCAGCTTGCGGACTCAGTGCCATGGAGGCCTGGACCCAGAGCggagctgagctgctgaggtGTTGAGTTTCAGTGCAAGGGGAGATTCCTGCATGGCACTGCAGGCTGGTACAGGTCATCTTACATGGACTCAAACAAGACACTCAAATGAAGGATGCACTTTTAGAAAAACGGCCTTTCTAGGAAGACGTGCAGGCTGCTGAACAAGTGACGTTTAAGTGAGacgtgttttttgtttgcttattcCTCTTTCAGGAGCGATGTCTCACCCACCAAGGATCAGACTGCTCTGCATCCCCTGACTGGTGGACTCCCAGCAAAGAAAGTCTTTGGTTCCAATGGATTCTGAATTTTACTGGAGGAAAGTTTGGGTCCCGTGTTTTGCCTCAGCTGAAGAGTGGAGAAAGAACAACCCATCTGTTTTCTGGACCTAAATGCTTCGCAATTATTGGAGGAGAATCGACTGAATCCTTCTGAGGGACATGGACGCCATGGAAAACCCAGTCCTGGAGCCCAGATCAGAGCGGATCGCTCGTTATAAAGCTGAGCGGAGGCGAGAACTGGCCGAACGCTACGGCAACATGGAGGAGCTACCGACCAAGTGGGTGAGGAGGGACGGCAAAGAGGTGCACGACCCGGCGACCCAACCCCACAGAGGGGCATTGAACTCAGATGGCCTCTGCGAGAGAGCCAACGGAAGGACGGAAGGGGTTGCAAATGGATTAGAGGCCGACGCTGCTGCAGAGTCCAGCTGCTTGAGAAGGTGAGTCATGTCTGAAGGATGACTCGACTGAGTAATGCAAGAATCACAGTCTTCAACAAGggcccatttttcattttattctaaaCTTTCCGATGGTGATTTGTGTCTCCTTTCAgctggaaacacattttttgtgcACAGACATAAAATCTGTTTGAACTGCTTTTTAAACTGAGCTTTTGCAAAAAGAGGTGCAGCACGGCGCAGGCGTCTATTTTCTCGAGCCTCGATGTTGTGGGGAGTCGGTGTCTGTAGTCTATATGCAAGATGTATGTGGGACACTGAGACATGATAATTAGTATGTAAATTATGCAGTATATGCGTATGGGGAGATTGCTCTCTCCTGCAGAAGCATGAAACAGACTGATCCACTTCCTTTTGTTTAGTCACTGCTACCAAACAGCTTTCTGTTCTATTATTTATAGAGTCGCACCAGACCTGAGTCAAAAGAGcttaacactttatattaagcgACACATGTTCGCCAtcagctatttatttattagcatgcatattggctctttatagGTCATTGTAAAACACTAATGACCTCCTGATTACTGTTGCCATTGGTAAGTAAGGAAGTTGTTGTGCATGAGCTTAacaacctaaccctaacccccagaataagtgctttataatgactaataaggAGCCCATGTGCTACTCatgtgcatgctaataagcagctaggTAATGGTGGGTATGTTTATCTTAATATCAAGTGTTACTAAGAGTTCAAACAGGTCTTGGTTTTATATTTGACTACAAGAAGCTGTGAAGAAAATGAGAGTTTTTTTGGcatttaaagcagaaaatgtgacaCTTTCCTGAAGTTTTCAATGTAAATCCCACCGTTGAGCAATCCAAGCAGGCCATTCTGCCAGTTTTTAGAACTGGTCTGCTTCTTGCAGCGACCTCTCAGACTTTTCTTGACTGCAGCAGTTGCTCTGTGGCCTTTGTTACTAATTAAAACTGAGAGGTCTAAATCAGTGGGTCTCAGCAGGGAGTTTTAAAGCCAGTCTGATTCTTCTTATGCATTTGGTACTCTCCCGGCCTGACCCTTTTCCCGTCATGTGGTCTGGGAGCTTTTTCTCGGAGCTGGCTTTGTGAAACAGACTGGCAATGTCTTTCCTCTCAGGAAGAAAAGGTGCATCGTTGCACCCTCTCGCAATCGGAGCTGCGCACTTTTTGGCAGCTCTTGATGGAAAGGTTCAACGTTGCACTTTTGTTTCTGCGAGCGTTCCTCCCCACGTTCCCCGCTCCTGCATCCTCACCTCCTTCCCCTCGCTCCCGCCCCCTCCAGGCAGGGTTCCCAGGACTCTGCCAGCATGCTTGGTGGGGAGGGGTGCCCCGTCAATCTTGGACCCGATGCCCCACAGCTCCACACTCGGGTGTCGGTGGGCCATTTGAGAAGTGCCCTTCTGCAGCAGACTGGGAGCAGAGCGCGTCCAGAGAAAGCGTACGGtcacctgcatgtgtgtgatccACACTGTGTACCTGTTTGACAATATTTATCTTTGCCTCAACATCttcttccctttcctcctcctcctcctcctctgtttgtgtggacaGTAGTTGCCCCGATGCCGGGCGGGCCACATCCTCTCTGGATCTGGCCGTGAAGCCGGGCTCTGAGGGGGGCCGGCGACGCGCCCGCCGCTACCTCCCCAGTGGCTCAGGTGCCGCCCGCAAGACCAGCGAACGCTTCAGGACGCAGCCGATCACAGCCaatgagatggaggagagcagcgGGTAGGGGCTGTGTGCTGTAGCTCTGCAGAGGATGCACCTGGTTTGGTTTTTCCTGCAGAAGAAGCTGCTTGCAGTgatgtttttgcagtgtttgctTACTAGTTTTAAAGTAGCCTGTGACATTTGACAGCAGCATGCATAAACCTGCTTACATTTAGTCATTCTGAGCGTGTTCTTCAAGACGAGCCTTTCAAATATGCTCCTCACTAAACTGCAGAAGGCTGAGGTGTGGCAGCACCTTTACATAAAGGCCCAGGGGTGGGGTAGTTTGCATGTGTTCGccttcctccatggcctccACAGCGCTGCTTCACCGAGCATGCAAACATCATACAGTATCTCGATTGTTTGAGCTGCACGCTGGAGCACAAAGACGCGTATTATAAGCTCAAAGGAGGATCTGAAAGAGGGAACACAGGAGCCGAAGATTCAGGTCCACCTCACCTGTTCATATTTCACCTGGTGACCTCACGCTTTGCCTCTTTTCACTCTTCTAGGCTGTTGGacgcagaagaagaggagaactGTAAAGGTAAATCTGCCCTCCCGCCTGGCAACACAGCGATACAAACACAACAAGAGTAAAGGCAGAATATCTTACATGA is a window encoding:
- the LOC139343496 gene encoding all-trans-retinol 13,14-reductase-like: MISVVIICIALGILILKYVFSGSGPNPFETDTREPLKEMVHDRKERKKVLKQGFLASKVPENLDAIIIGSGVGGLGLAVLLAKVGKKVLVLEQHDRAGGCCHTFTEKGFEFDVGIHYIGDLLDHKPFRCMLDSMTNGQLQWEPLENPYDQVVLGPPENRRQYPIYSGRTRFPEELKKCFPGEEKAIDEYLRLVKKVGRSIWLLALLKLCPVPVAKFLVYTGLAQRLSFFFKMASRSLTEVVNELTENKDLRAVFTYIFGTYGNMPKDASFSMHSLLVTHYLNGAWYPKGGASEIAYHMIPIIEKAGGAVLVRAPVNRILFNDAKEACGVSVMKGQEEVHIRAPMVISNAGIFNTYQKLLPKELQTMPAIQQQLSMMKNGEGGLSVFVGLNGTKEELGLKANNYWIFAENNFDELVEKYLNAKREESAKSVPLLFVGSPSAKDPTWEERSPGKSTLSLVSFANYKWFEEWKDGKVTNRADEYKELKQAFIDSVLEVVMGVFPKITRDKVEYIDAGTPITNTHYIGAPKGEIYGADHGIARFSPELNATVRPQTPLKNLYLTGQDVFVCGFAGALAGALTCGSVILNRNLHLDTIALAKKTKFMNDKLKGE
- the cdk21 gene encoding cyclin-dependent kinase 6, producing MDVCGKPLCYELLAKVGEGSYGAVYKARETGGKQRLLAVKKFSLRGLTAEAGIPAAMVREVALLRKMTYFDHPNIVKLLDASAVLMGSSLDLTLVLEYIDQDLSTYLSKVPASGLSHGSIKDVMQQLLRGLDFLHSNMVLHRDLKPENILVSSCGEVKIADFGLARMYTFNIALTPGVVTLWYRAPEVLLNSVYMSSVDMWSVGCIFAELLLLRPLFRGYTEVQQLQKIFEVMGLPSEEDWPKDSPIPYSASWGPKGSCDKLLQHVGPDENDLLSQCLAFRPSVRISAAKALLHPFFTKQ